A genome region from Streptomyces sp. SAI-135 includes the following:
- a CDS encoding DNA-binding protein produces the protein MTDDVAGAVPFDVPGRAGVFRIAPLAGETTASLLGRLAHRYGLEARALWSCWQWGNAPPPRQGGGVPADAEVLLNRTGRAVLASLCGVEQEVLARALPSWGRRDSKLLEWHQTPAAVWRRAGAVAGPVAFGCRLCTARRTGMVVRAVRYVPRRERVCARHGRWLLDADADQPLEYLELRAVPEVALAQRRWAGVARRAVRAGADPWQVFVLAHAVVCRWWEQALCWERETIWPRRLDLVAGGSVGADAGRWRVVGRDAVVFPEVVAVADALLDPVMAELVWRGGGTEQLPSLLVGAEVCRRLGERVGRPWLGPLAASDYGGPLAGWMRAVIRRRSGGAGSGAVDPWGVSPGHQVATLAEQARMLGRENKTPGWRGMWRAAVPSEQQALITGTADKAAEHLAQVRRTPNGPTAQVAQQLVRTLRHSTDLIDNALQRTVLVALNAGVPPDEVAQWTGMSAEAVQDLRSGGRHDDH, from the coding sequence ATGACCGACGACGTTGCTGGCGCGGTCCCCTTCGATGTCCCTGGCCGTGCTGGGGTGTTCCGCATTGCTCCCCTGGCCGGGGAAACGACCGCCTCGCTGTTGGGCCGTCTCGCGCACCGCTATGGGCTGGAGGCGAGGGCATTGTGGTCGTGCTGGCAGTGGGGCAACGCTCCGCCCCCGCGCCAGGGCGGCGGGGTGCCGGCCGATGCCGAGGTCCTGCTGAACAGGACGGGGCGTGCGGTCCTGGCGTCCTTGTGCGGAGTGGAGCAGGAGGTGCTGGCGCGGGCCTTGCCGTCCTGGGGGCGCCGGGACTCAAAGCTCCTGGAATGGCACCAGACGCCGGCGGCGGTGTGGCGTAGGGCGGGTGCGGTGGCCGGGCCGGTGGCGTTCGGCTGCCGCCTGTGCACCGCCCGGCGCACCGGGATGGTGGTGCGGGCGGTGCGGTACGTGCCGCGGCGGGAGCGGGTGTGTGCACGGCATGGGCGGTGGCTGTTGGATGCGGACGCCGACCAGCCGCTGGAGTATCTGGAGTTGCGTGCCGTGCCGGAGGTGGCACTGGCGCAGCGGCGGTGGGCGGGTGTGGCGCGGCGGGCGGTGCGGGCGGGGGCGGATCCGTGGCAGGTGTTCGTGCTGGCGCATGCGGTGGTGTGCCGGTGGTGGGAGCAGGCTCTTTGCTGGGAGCGGGAGACGATCTGGCCGCGGCGCCTGGATCTCGTGGCGGGCGGCAGTGTCGGGGCTGATGCGGGGCGTTGGCGGGTGGTGGGGCGGGACGCGGTCGTTTTTCCCGAAGTGGTGGCCGTCGCGGATGCGTTGCTGGATCCGGTCATGGCGGAACTGGTGTGGCGCGGAGGCGGTACGGAGCAGTTGCCCTCGCTTTTGGTGGGCGCTGAGGTGTGCCGTCGGCTCGGTGAGCGGGTGGGACGCCCCTGGCTGGGACCGCTGGCCGCGAGCGACTACGGGGGGCCGCTGGCCGGCTGGATGCGCGCGGTCATCCGCCGGCGCAGCGGCGGGGCCGGATCCGGTGCCGTCGACCCGTGGGGGGTGAGTCCCGGCCACCAGGTGGCAACCCTGGCCGAACAGGCGCGGATGCTGGGCCGGGAGAACAAGACGCCTGGCTGGCGCGGAATGTGGCGGGCGGCGGTGCCTTCCGAACAGCAGGCCCTGATCACTGGCACGGCTGACAAGGCCGCCGAACACCTGGCGCAGGTGCGCCGGACCCCCAACGGGCCGACCGCGCAGGTAGCCCAGCAGCTGGTGCGCACCCTGCGCCACAGCACCGACTTGATCGACAACGCGCTGCAGCGGACCGTCCTGGTCGCGTTGAACGCCGGCGTGCCCCCGGACGAGGTCGCCCAGTGGACCGGCATGTCCGCTGAGGCTGTGCAGGACCTGCGCAGCGGCGGCCGGCACGACGACCACTGA
- a CDS encoding TnsA-like heteromeric transposase endonuclease subunit yields the protein MKPVRAHGAAGFEALFVDPVGQLVQQRWQEAAAAVAFENLAPVAAFPAVPGRRWGPGLWWSATTGRHVAAGSNAMRAQLMVLDRDPEVSGLAGRPVRLLWHTGRGQVRSWVPQLFARYRDGTALLADCPSHADAGGDRARYAAQVVAQACADVGWTYRSLSPLDDALAANVKWLAGYRHPRNAGREDLMPTVLAAFTRPRPLVEGARAAGPRIEVLPVVFHALWHGMLTTALDVPLHERALVGPQGWSSPGDGPGAPSGAEPGAPSKADLGAGAWAPSEAGPTAPSGAGSGAPPETGAGVGSGAPSGSGAGSGVVGYGRGRRRAGAR from the coding sequence GTGAAGCCAGTGAGAGCGCACGGCGCTGCCGGATTCGAGGCGCTGTTTGTGGATCCGGTCGGGCAGTTGGTGCAGCAGCGGTGGCAGGAGGCGGCCGCGGCGGTGGCCTTCGAGAACCTGGCGCCCGTTGCGGCGTTCCCGGCGGTGCCGGGGCGCAGATGGGGGCCGGGTCTGTGGTGGTCGGCCACGACCGGACGGCATGTGGCTGCCGGTTCGAACGCGATGCGCGCCCAGTTGATGGTTCTGGACCGGGATCCGGAGGTCAGCGGGCTGGCGGGGCGCCCGGTGCGGCTGTTGTGGCATACCGGGCGTGGGCAGGTACGCTCGTGGGTGCCGCAACTGTTCGCCCGCTACCGCGACGGCACAGCGTTGCTGGCCGACTGCCCCAGCCATGCGGATGCCGGCGGCGACCGTGCCCGCTACGCCGCGCAGGTCGTGGCGCAGGCCTGCGCGGACGTCGGCTGGACCTACCGGAGTCTGTCCCCGCTCGACGACGCCCTGGCCGCGAACGTGAAATGGCTGGCCGGCTACCGCCATCCCCGCAATGCCGGGCGGGAAGACCTGATGCCCACCGTGCTGGCAGCGTTCACGCGGCCGCGGCCCCTGGTCGAAGGCGCCCGGGCGGCCGGGCCCCGCATCGAGGTCCTGCCCGTCGTCTTCCACGCCCTGTGGCACGGGATGCTCACGACGGCGCTGGATGTGCCGCTGCACGAGCGGGCCCTGGTCGGCCCGCAAGGCTGGAGCAGCCCAGGAGACGGGCCTGGAGCACCATCTGGAGCCGAGCCCGGAGCACCGTCTAAGGCCGATCTTGGGGCTGGGGCTTGGGCACCATCTGAGGCCGGGCCTACAGCGCCGTCTGGGGCTGGGTCTGGAGCGCCGCCTGAAACCGGGGCGGGGGTCGGGTCTGGGGCGCCGTCTGGCTCTGGGGCTGGGTCTGGGGTGGTCGGGTACGGCCGCGGCCGTCGGCGGGCAGGTGCGCGGTGA
- a CDS encoding Mu transposase C-terminal domain-containing protein: MVKVGAQVRFQGVRWQVVALAGQEISLLGPDGAGQVVLAGHLFADAGFMVVGAEVPQACPRWGLFETAPAAARQKALAWQRHVREVECGRPDGPGSDDAVREQYDPARHTLAERERAKAAELTALGFGRVSRTTVQRMRLAYRKQGLWGLVDHRATRATRPTGRADERVVAAVREALRRRRGRSKGTVSGVFPLIQQILEDRYGPGVVPVPSQATLYRLVAALARPGELPAGRVRQVPASCEGRAFTPATALRPGEQVQIDTTRLDVFALFDDGIPRRPALTIAVDVATRAILAAVLCPSATKAVDAALLLAEMAVPHPARPTWPNIWRMDHQQGALPHQELAALDERLEQAAARPVVLPEMIVIDRDHVFVSAAFTAACEHLGISVQPAPPRAPTAKGIVERAFDTINALFGQHLPGYTGSDTTQRGPDAEHEACYSVPQLQDLLDEWLVHYHHRPHGSLRHPLMPKKALSPNQMWAALLAVTGYVRVPLTRNDYLELLPVHWRSITPAGIRIQHRTYDADLLAPWRGQRSPHPARGGKWEIRYNPHDVRQVWVRLPNGKLTEVPWIHRDHIHEPFTGDVWRHIRTTTHHHYDRGSEQEEAALADAVDQLMRRIHTGHATRTEQAVMARTTPLPLPRHPEHHNHSHSHGTSDSAETGAGTGARAGAGAGAGAGAGAGAGAGDLAPWEEDDSLDDLDHDDLDHFDEADEDDDLDQDDQDDQDDQDDQDDEADEDDLLDQDDEDGLLEDLDEDHGDELDEDHGLDGVHDRPGSTTPPERPAPTTGFGLYNAHEEADTW; the protein is encoded by the coding sequence GTGGTGAAGGTCGGAGCGCAGGTCCGCTTCCAGGGCGTGAGGTGGCAGGTGGTGGCCCTGGCGGGGCAGGAGATCAGTCTTCTCGGCCCGGACGGCGCCGGCCAGGTGGTGCTGGCCGGGCATCTGTTCGCTGATGCCGGCTTCATGGTCGTCGGGGCTGAGGTGCCCCAGGCGTGCCCGCGGTGGGGGCTGTTCGAGACCGCTCCCGCCGCGGCCCGCCAGAAGGCGCTGGCCTGGCAGCGGCATGTGCGGGAAGTCGAGTGCGGGCGGCCCGACGGGCCGGGCAGCGACGATGCGGTACGTGAGCAGTACGACCCTGCGCGGCACACGCTGGCCGAACGGGAGCGGGCCAAAGCCGCAGAGCTGACCGCGCTGGGGTTCGGCCGGGTCTCGCGTACGACGGTGCAGCGGATGCGGCTCGCCTACCGCAAGCAGGGTTTGTGGGGTTTGGTCGATCACCGCGCCACCCGCGCCACCCGGCCTACCGGGCGGGCCGATGAGCGGGTGGTGGCCGCTGTCCGTGAGGCGCTGCGTCGTCGGCGTGGCCGTTCCAAGGGCACCGTCAGCGGCGTGTTCCCCCTCATCCAGCAGATCCTCGAAGACCGGTACGGCCCCGGGGTGGTGCCCGTCCCGTCGCAGGCCACCTTGTACCGGCTGGTGGCGGCTCTTGCCCGCCCCGGTGAACTGCCGGCGGGGCGGGTGCGGCAGGTGCCGGCCAGTTGCGAGGGGCGGGCTTTCACTCCGGCCACGGCTTTGCGGCCGGGCGAGCAGGTCCAGATCGACACCACCCGCCTGGACGTCTTCGCTCTCTTCGACGACGGCATCCCCAGACGTCCCGCTCTGACGATCGCCGTCGATGTCGCCACCCGCGCCATCCTGGCCGCCGTGCTGTGTCCGAGCGCGACCAAGGCCGTGGACGCGGCACTGCTGCTGGCGGAGATGGCCGTCCCGCACCCCGCCCGCCCCACCTGGCCAAACATCTGGCGCATGGACCACCAGCAGGGGGCCCTGCCCCACCAGGAGCTGGCCGCACTCGATGAACGTCTTGAGCAGGCGGCGGCCCGGCCGGTCGTCCTGCCGGAGATGATCGTCATCGACCGTGACCACGTCTTCGTCTCCGCCGCGTTCACCGCCGCCTGCGAACACCTCGGCATCAGCGTCCAGCCCGCCCCGCCCCGCGCGCCCACCGCCAAAGGCATCGTCGAACGCGCTTTTGACACCATCAACGCCCTGTTCGGCCAGCACCTGCCCGGCTACACCGGATCCGACACCACCCAACGTGGCCCCGACGCCGAACACGAAGCCTGCTACAGCGTCCCCCAACTGCAAGACCTCCTCGACGAGTGGCTGGTGCACTACCACCACCGGCCCCACGGAAGCCTGCGCCACCCGCTCATGCCCAAGAAGGCGTTGAGCCCGAACCAGATGTGGGCCGCGCTGCTCGCGGTCACCGGCTACGTCCGCGTCCCCCTCACCCGCAACGACTACCTCGAGCTGCTGCCGGTGCACTGGCGGTCCATCACCCCTGCCGGAATCCGCATCCAGCACCGCACCTACGACGCCGACCTCCTGGCCCCCTGGCGCGGCCAGCGCTCCCCCCACCCAGCCCGCGGCGGGAAGTGGGAGATCCGCTACAACCCCCACGACGTGCGCCAGGTCTGGGTACGGCTGCCCAACGGGAAGCTCACCGAAGTTCCGTGGATCCACCGCGACCACATCCACGAACCGTTCACGGGCGACGTCTGGCGGCACATCCGCACCACCACCCACCACCACTACGACAGGGGCAGCGAGCAGGAGGAAGCCGCCCTTGCTGACGCCGTCGACCAGCTCATGCGCCGCATCCACACCGGCCACGCCACCAGAACCGAACAAGCCGTGATGGCCCGCACCACCCCGCTCCCCCTGCCCCGCCACCCCGAACACCACAACCACAGCCACAGCCACGGCACCAGCGACAGTGCCGAGACCGGGGCCGGCACCGGGGCCCGGGCCGGGGCCGGGGCCGGGGCCGGGGCCGGGGCCGGGGCCGGGGCCGGGGCCGGGGATCTCGCACCGTGGGAAGAGGACGACAGCCTCGACGACCTCGACCACGACGACCTCGACCACTTCGACGAAGCCGACGAGGACGACGACCTCGACCAGGACGACCAGGACGACCAGGACGACCAGGACGACCAGGACGACGAAGCCGACGAGGACGACCTCCTCGACCAGGACGACGAGGACGGCCTCCTCGAGGACCTCGACGAGGACCACGGCGATGAGCTCGACGAGGACCACGGCCTCGACGGCGTCCATGACCGGCCCGGCAGTACGACCCCGCCCGAACGGCCCGCCCCGACCACCGGGTTCGGGCTTTACAACGCGCACGAGGAAGCCGACACCTGGTGA
- a CDS encoding ATP-binding protein encodes MTTWQGWHRFATTDPPAPPPPGGPPRPRAERLAYHSSFVTIRTPAISDLAAQTRTLMVLGRHQEATARPSLIVTGPAAAGKTTALLSVGRTCHLAHTRKNPPPPGRSRPPVPVAYVLVPPGATAKTLITEFARYLAIPTTARMTQNQITDAVCHTYTAAGVQLVLIDEIHRLNPRTTNGAQAADLLKDLTEKLPATFIYAGINVTDTPLFSGVRGAQLAGRACLIPCGPLPARHGTREPFRDVITDIENHLDLQQHKPGTLPRLAPYLHHRTAGRIGSLTRLIRQAAITAITDRTERITKTALDAIRLDHLAETHHHPRPNP; translated from the coding sequence CTGACCACCTGGCAGGGCTGGCACCGCTTCGCGACCACCGACCCGCCCGCCCCGCCCCCACCGGGCGGACCACCGCGCCCCCGTGCAGAACGCCTGGCCTACCACTCCAGCTTCGTGACTATCCGCACCCCCGCCATCAGCGACCTGGCCGCACAGACCCGCACCCTGATGGTCCTGGGCCGCCACCAGGAGGCCACCGCACGTCCCTCACTGATCGTCACCGGGCCCGCCGCCGCCGGGAAAACGACCGCTCTGCTGTCCGTGGGCCGCACCTGCCACCTCGCCCACACCCGCAAAAACCCTCCCCCGCCCGGACGAAGCCGCCCCCCAGTCCCGGTCGCCTACGTCCTGGTCCCGCCCGGCGCCACCGCGAAAACCCTCATCACCGAGTTCGCCCGCTACCTCGCCATCCCCACGACCGCCCGCATGACCCAAAACCAGATCACCGACGCCGTCTGCCACACCTACACCGCTGCGGGTGTCCAACTCGTTCTCATCGACGAAATCCACCGCCTCAACCCCCGCACCACCAACGGCGCCCAGGCAGCCGACCTCCTCAAAGACCTCACCGAAAAACTGCCCGCCACCTTCATCTACGCCGGCATCAACGTCACCGACACCCCCCTGTTCTCCGGCGTCCGCGGCGCCCAGCTCGCCGGCCGCGCCTGCCTCATCCCCTGCGGCCCCCTGCCCGCCCGCCACGGCACCCGCGAACCCTTCCGCGACGTCATCACCGACATCGAAAACCACCTCGACCTGCAGCAGCACAAACCCGGCACCCTGCCCCGCCTCGCCCCCTACCTCCACCACCGCACCGCCGGCCGCATCGGATCCCTCACCCGCCTCATCCGCCAAGCAGCCATCACCGCCATCACCGACCGCACCGAACGCATCACCAAAACCGCCCTCGACGCCATCCGCCTCGACCACCTCGCCGAAACCCACCACCACCCCCGCCCCAACCCCTAA
- a CDS encoding XRE family transcriptional regulator — protein sequence MGEDLVASLEDSTRRLAGLSTEQRQHTPALLEAHLAAVTGLLATGRFAPALGLRLHTLAASLAQTVAWHAFDVRRHSHASRSWIAGLRHAHAAGDRDLGAGLLGDLAYQAAWRRDHTAAAGILHSALARAQSPAARCLIHLRLARALAARGDRSDRGAVLRSLAAAEHHLSDAGVDRPAWCAWVSEADLAVDSGQALLDLGDTRRAHQLISEGERLLPPARDKTKGVFLAYRAASYLDLKEPEPAAAAAAQSLLLARRIGAPRCARLVDDLLPRFKPYARADGVPELLHLAAA from the coding sequence GTGGGTGAAGACCTCGTCGCCTCCTTGGAGGACTCCACCCGGCGCCTGGCGGGCCTGTCTACCGAGCAGCGCCAGCACACCCCCGCGCTCCTGGAGGCGCACCTGGCCGCGGTGACCGGGCTCCTCGCGACCGGCCGCTTTGCACCGGCCCTCGGGCTGCGCCTGCACACCCTGGCGGCTTCCCTCGCCCAGACCGTCGCCTGGCACGCCTTCGATGTGCGCCGCCACAGTCACGCGAGCCGGAGCTGGATTGCGGGTCTGCGCCATGCGCACGCGGCCGGGGACCGCGATTTGGGTGCTGGGCTGTTGGGTGACCTCGCCTATCAGGCTGCTTGGCGCCGTGATCACACCGCGGCGGCCGGCATCCTCCACTCCGCCCTGGCCCGCGCGCAGAGTCCTGCCGCCCGTTGCCTCATCCACTTGCGTCTGGCCCGCGCGCTCGCCGCGCGCGGGGACCGTAGTGACCGCGGTGCCGTGCTGCGATCCCTCGCGGCGGCCGAGCACCACCTCTCGGATGCCGGCGTCGACCGGCCGGCCTGGTGCGCGTGGGTGTCCGAGGCCGACCTCGCCGTCGACTCCGGACAGGCCCTCCTGGACCTGGGGGACACCCGCCGCGCCCACCAGTTGATCAGCGAGGGTGAACGTCTGCTGCCGCCCGCCCGCGACAAGACGAAGGGTGTTTTCCTCGCCTACCGCGCCGCGAGCTACCTCGATCTGAAAGAGCCCGAGCCCGCCGCGGCCGCCGCGGCCCAGTCCCTGCTCCTGGCCCGCCGTATCGGAGCACCGCGCTGCGCCCGCCTCGTCGACGACCTGCTCCCCCGCTTCAAGCCCTACGCCCGCGCGGACGGCGTACCGGAGCTCCTCCACCTCGCCGCCGCCTAG
- a CDS encoding GntR family transcriptional regulator, producing the protein MGHEEPPPPPKHEVVANDLRLRLDNGEWAVGERLPSRARLAEEYEVGANVVQKAQERLIAEGRLQGRAGSGTFVTELRGRRRMIRSRHREHRGGSPFRADMAELGRTGTWEAHSEARTPAPHPIAQRLGIEPGDPCVRTKYEFLADGRPAQLSVSWEPMAITGNTPILLPEMGPLAGKGVVERMRSIGVDIVTALEVPHPARATQEQANLLGIGRGDLVLVIERTYYDGDGRAVETADITVPDARWEIAYEFGVDAR; encoded by the coding sequence ATGGGCCACGAGGAGCCACCGCCGCCGCCGAAGCACGAGGTCGTCGCCAACGATCTGCGTCTTCGACTCGACAACGGCGAGTGGGCGGTTGGGGAAAGACTGCCCTCCCGTGCGCGGCTCGCCGAGGAGTACGAGGTCGGCGCCAACGTCGTGCAGAAGGCTCAGGAAAGGCTCATCGCCGAGGGACGCCTTCAGGGCCGCGCAGGATCCGGAACCTTCGTCACCGAGCTCCGCGGGCGCCGCCGCATGATCCGCTCCCGCCACCGGGAACACCGCGGCGGCAGCCCCTTCCGCGCGGACATGGCCGAACTCGGCCGCACGGGCACCTGGGAGGCACACTCCGAGGCCCGCACACCCGCTCCGCACCCCATCGCCCAGCGGCTGGGCATCGAGCCCGGCGACCCGTGCGTCCGCACAAAGTACGAGTTCCTCGCCGACGGACGACCCGCCCAACTCTCCGTGTCCTGGGAACCGATGGCAATCACAGGCAACACACCCATCCTGCTGCCCGAAATGGGCCCGCTCGCCGGGAAAGGCGTCGTCGAGCGGATGCGCTCCATCGGCGTCGACATCGTCACCGCGCTGGAAGTCCCCCACCCCGCCCGCGCCACCCAGGAGCAGGCCAACCTGCTCGGAATCGGCCGCGGGGACCTGGTCCTCGTCATCGAGCGGACCTACTACGACGGCGACGGCCGCGCGGTGGAGACCGCCGACATCACCGTCCCTGACGCCCGCTGGGAGATTGCGTACGAATTCGGGGTGGACGCCCGGTAA